In Sphingobacterium sp. R2, the genomic stretch TAGTTGGTGCAATACCGGCTTTGTTGTTATGCGTTGGAGTTTACTTTATTCCTGAGAGTCCACGTTGGCTTTCTAAAAATGGACGAAACACTGAAGTTGCAGCGATCAGTGTCGCATTAGGGCTATCGGATATACAAGAGGTCAGCCATGTTTCCTCGAAAGGAAATCTACCTGATCTGTTCTCTCCTATTTATCGCAAGGCCTTTCTATTAGGCCTCTTCCTCCCTTTATTTTCACAGCTCAGTGGAATCAACGCAATTGTTTATTATGGTCCTAGCATATTGCTTGAATCAGGTATTTCATTAAACAATTCCTATCATGCCCAGTTATTCTTTGGAGCTGCCAATGTGCTATTTACTTTCTTTGCAATCTGGAAGGTTGATAATTGGGGGAGACGTCCCTTATATCTTTTGGGAACTGTAGGTGCTACCGTGAGTTTGCTGGTTACTGGTTATCTTTTTAATCAAGGTCAAGTCAATAATATCGCATTGATTATCGCGATACTTTCATTCTTATTTTTCTTTGCTTTTTCCATTGGCCCACTAAAATTTGTCGTCGCAGCCGAAATCTTCCCAAATGCCATCCGGGCTCGTGCCATGGGTATCAGTATTATGGTGATGTGGATTTCCGATGCGATCGTGGGACAGCTAACACCCATTCTTCTCGCTTCCTGGGGCGCCCGCTATACGTTTTGGTTGTTTGCATTTTTCTGTGCCATCGCATTCCTTGTTGTACTTGGATTCCTTCCAGAAACGAAGGGCAAACCTTTGGAGGAGATCGAAAAATTCTGGATTGAAAAACACAACAAAAAATCAACAGACAAGTAAGCAAAAGCTATTTACTCCAACATCATTCATTTGCAATAAAAATTACATCAATATGTATTCTAATACTCAAACAAAACCTTTTCAGTACGAAATCGCGCCGACCTTTCCAGTCCAAGGAAACTTATCAAATTCTTACCAAGATCTTGTTGCACATCTCATTACACATAATATACATAGCATTGATGGTTTTGTAGGTGTTAACTGGGGCACAATCATCCCTAGCCTGAAGCAAGAATTTGAAAAACAGGGCGTAGCCGCACGATTTATTACGATGGATTCTGCCTTAAAATCGGAATCAGCCGTCCAGGATATTGTCTCCCCCTACCTAGGCGGCAATGACCCATTGTTCGGAAAAAAGGCCGGGATTCCGCTCATTGAATACTTTGATACTAAAAAGCTAACAGATTTTCAAACAATACGAGCGAGCTCCGATTCAAAACAAGGTGAGTATACCATCTTTTATGGTCCTGGAGCATCATTAGTCGATACGTCTAGTCAGCTGATGTATATTGATCTGCCCAAAAATGTGCTTATTCAACGCATGCGTGTGGGCGCAGCTTTAAATTTAGGCTGTTCAACACAAACCAATCAAAAGGAAACCTACAAACGTTACTATTTTGTCGACTGGGAAATATTGAATAGACATAAAAGATCCATCTTGTCCCGTGTCGAAATTCTTGCCGATCAACAATCGTCCCACAGCTTACCATGGATTACGGGGAAGGATCTACGCGATACATTGCAAACCATGTCCCAAAGTTACTTCCGCGTACGACCAACTTTTGAACCCGGAGTATGGGGTGGACAGTGGATGAAAGAGCACCTTACAGGTATCGATCAGGATGTCAAAAACTATGCGTGGTCCTTCGAAATGATTGTCCCCGAAAATGGTATTTTGCTCGAAGCGGATGGACATACTCTCGAAATTTCATTCGATCAATTGATGTTTCAAGAAAGTGCCAATGTACTCGGTCATGCACAGCAACGTTTCGATGTTGAATTTCCAATACGCTTCAATTTCCTGGATACCTTTGATGGCGGCAACCTATCCATTCAATGCCACCCCAGTCCAGCTTATGCAAAAGCAGAATTTGGAGAAAACTTCACACAGGACGAATCATATTATATCGTTGATAGAAAAGAGGACGCACAAGTGTATCTGGGCTTTCAGCAAACAGTTGATGCTGACAAATTTCGCTCCGCTTTAGAAGAGAGCTTCCAAAGCGGAATAGCGATGGATATCGAGCAATACGTTCAAAAATTCGAATCCAAGAAACACCAGTTATATTTGATTCCACATGGTACCGTACATTCTTCCGGCGTGAACAATCTCGTGCTCGAAATCAGTGCAACACCTTATAATTATACCTTTAAAATGTACGACTGGGTGCGTCCCGATTTAGATGGGAAACCACGTCCATTAAATATTGATAGAGCATTCGCTAACCTCAATTTTAGCCGGAAAGGTGATGTCGTAAAAAACACACTGCTAGCTCAGCCCAGTGAAAAAATCCTTGATGCGCAAACAACAAGAATACATTTGCCAACGCATGAAGATCATTTCTACGATGTTTTTAGATACGAATTCGATCAGGATGTTTCGATTGAAACGCGGGGACAATGCCATATCATGATGCTTGTCGAGGGTGAGGCAATTGAGCTCACGACAGCAAATGGCATGAAGAGGGTCTTCCATTATGCCGAGACTTTTGCCGTTCCTGCTGCTGCTGGGTCCTATACATTGCGTAATTTAGGAAACGGTAAGGCAAAGGTTATCCAATCTTTTGTAAAAGAATCCAAATGTTAATCAAACCATTTATTATAAACAAACAGCACAATGAGAACTATATTTTTTGCATTATCTTCATCGCTCCTATTACTGTCCTGCCAACAAGCTGGTGGTAAAGTTTCTACGAACAATTTACAAGACAGCATCCAAAAAGATAGCAGCTTCCATATTGTCAAAGATATGGCTACGAACATCATCAAAAGCGGATTCAATGCGGGGGATGGATACAGTGAGGTATGGATTAGAGACTACAATACATTTATCACCTTAGCAACAAAAGTACATCCCCATGAACAGATCAAAGATCAACTGGCTTTGTTCTTTAAGCTACAAGGTTCTGATGGTAATATTGCCGATGGTTTTGTCAAAAAGTCCAGCTTAAAAAATAGCGTATCGGACTATTACACAATCACCAGCACCTTGGCTCCTGATTATGCTGCACATAAAAACACCGTTGAAACAGACCAAGAATCCTCTTTAATTCAAGCGGTACATAAATATATCGTTGCAACTAAAGACAAGGCTTTTCTAAATGAAAAAATTGGTGATGCAACTGTAAAGGATCGCATGGAACATGCTTTGCAATTTTTATTGGACAAACGTTATAATGCTACTTATGGTTTACTTTGGGGCGCAACCACGGTTGATTGGGGCGGCGTTCAACCCGAGCATGACTGGGGTGTCCATCTCGATGAAAATTCGCATATTGCTTTGGACATCTACGACAATGCGATGTTTTTGATTGCCCTTGACAACTACATGGATCTACTTCCTGAGAAAAAAGAAAAATGGGGAAAAATCAGAGCTTCCATAGCAAGTAATACCATGAAACACCTTTGGGATGAAAAGAATCAGAAGTTTATTCCCCATATTTATATCAAAGGCTCTCCATTTGCGGCTGATTTTGATGAAAATCAAATCTATTATCATGGTGGAACAGCTATCGCTATTGAGGCAAATTTACTTAGCAAAGAGCAAATAAAAGTTTCATTGGATAAAATGATTAAAAATGTAAAAGACGCTGGTGCGGCAACAATTGGACTTACCGTGTACCCAACTTATCCTGCAGGTTCATTTAAAAACAAAGGCATGTATCCGTATGGTTATCAAAATGGTGGGGACTGGACCTGGTTCGGTGGGCGTATGATTCAGCAGCTCGTTAAAAATGGTTTTCAACAGGAAGCTTATGAACAAATACAGCCGATGCTTGCCCGTGTTATCAAAAATAAAGGTTTTTATGAATGGTACACAAAAGATAATAAACCAGAAGGTTCAGGAACTTTTAGAGGTGAAGCAGGTGTGCTTTACGGTGCTATCGAATTACTGGAAAATATAGAAGCAAAAAGATAAACATGAGTTGTTTATTATTGCAAAAGCTATCGTGTATAGACCCAGCGAAAAATTGGACATTGAACTGTACGCTGAAATTTATTAAGGCATAGCAACCAAATCCTTCATGATTTTAATAAATTGTGCTCCGCAGAAGTTGCCGGCAGCGTTTCAACAAATATGCGCTATAAAGGCAATTACGTTGGAAAATTAGAATTATTTTAGCCCTTTGACAATAGTTAGCCTAAAAATGTCTGCACGATACTCGACTGCACTGCTCATCAATTTCAATAGCATTTAGAGCGAAAAAAAGCGTTTCAAAAATTAATTGAAACGCTTTTCAGTATGCTAAAGCGACTGCCTAGGCGAGTTCGATCAAAAATTCTTCTTTTGGAAGTCTAAACTTTTTCAATTTTAACAACCAGTCTTCCCCTTCCATACGATATCCCAAAGGGAGCATGGTCGCGCTCTTCAATCCAAGTTTGTCCAATCCTAGCAATTGATCCAACTCCACATTTGAAAAACCTTCCATTGGTGTGGCATCAATACCTAGTTCTGCCGCTTGTGCAATTGCCAAACCAAAAGCAATGTAAGCTTGTTTTGCCGCATGTGCAGCCTGCTGCTCTTCGGTAAAAGTCGCCAATTGTGCTTTTAAATTATTCTTATATTCATCTGTTGTATCAAGTGGTAAACCACGTGATGCATTCATTTGGTCAAAAGTACTATCAATTCGATCGTCCGTATATTTATCCCACCCTGCAAATACCAGCAAATGCGAACTATCAGCAACAATCTGCTGTCCCCAGGCTATGGGTACTATTTTTTCTTTTAATTCCTGATTTTTAATCACGATTACACGAAACTGCTGAAGCCCAGAGGAACTGGGAGCCATTCGCGCAGCTTCCAAAATCTTGTCTACATCTTGTTGAGCGACCTTTTTCGAAGGATCGTATTTTTTTGTGGCATAGCGCCACTCCAGATTATCTAATAACGCCATTTTTGTTCTAATTTAAATGATCGATAGCAACTCATTAAAAGTTATGTAAAGATACATAAAAAATCAAATGTCTAAACATCAAAAATCAGGGGGTGAAACTGTTGACTAATTTTCGTTATTTAATTGTCGTATATTTGCTTTTATCGGAATTAAATCGCAGTTTTAATCGAATTAAATTAAGAACTTCATATCGGTTTATATTCCAATAGAACCACATGGTGTGGAAACAGATTTTACATGCTTCACAATAAATAGTAGCGATGTCCATAACGAATGAAACCGAATTAACAGGCATGCAAAAAGCGAGCAATGCTGTTGCAAAGACGTTAAAATCCATGATAGAATATGCTCAAGTGGGAATGTCTACGAAAGAGCTTGACGAATATGGAGCCGAAATATTACAAAGCATGGGTGCAAATTCTGCTCCAGCACTTACGTATGGATTTCCTGGCTATACCTGTATTAGTATAAACAACGAATTTTGTCACGGAGTACCGCATGCGGAAAGGATACTGCAAGAGGGTGATTTGATTAATATTGATGTATCTGCAGAGCTTGACGGCTATTGGGCTGATAATGGATGTTCCTTTATTATCGGAAAAGATATACATCAACATGAAAAATTAGTAACAGCGTCCAAAGAAATTCTTCAAAAGGCAATAAGTAACATTCGAGGCGGCGTAAAAATAGCAGACATTGGACATCTTATTGAAAATGAAGCTAAAAAAAGAGGTTATAAAGTTATCAAAAATCTTGGTGGTCATGGTGTGGGAAAAAGTCTGCACGAAGAGCCTAATGAATTGCTGAATTATAAAAATCGCTTCGATCAACGCAGATTTCGTAAAAACACTGTGGTTGCTATTGAAACCTTTATCTCAACAGCTTCTACGTACGCGACTGAACTCAGTGACGGCTGGACAATGGTTGGCGATAAGGGCGGGTTCATGGCCCAGCATGAACACACGATTCTGATTACTGATGGCTCTCCTATTATATTAACTGCAGAAAATGCATTTTTTTAGTGCTCAATAGCTAGATACTGTTAAACCATTTTAAATAATTTATTGAAAGCGACTAAAATGGCTCATTTCTTCTCACCAAGAATTTAGCCTATCAATAGTTCATAGACACTCAGCAGAACCTGAGCGATTATAAAAAAATTAGGGGCTTCTCGTATGAGAAAACCCCCAAATAATATATTTTTTATGGCTAAAATTATTAATAGCAAGTTCAACAATATCGTTTTAAGTGCTACTGTAGTAAAGATAGATTTTACTTTTCAAGAAAAAAGTGATGAAAATCACTTTTAAAAAAATTTTTTATTTCCATTGTAAACATTCCACCTTTTGCTTTACTGAAGGGTAAAGAATATGTGGCCGGACATTCCTTCCGAAATCTCACGTAGTGGCAATACTACTAACATGGAATCGACTACTCGCGGCATAAATGTTTTACAAAATTTGGCTTAAAAATTCAGCAACAAAAGCTAAATTCGCTACATATACTCATCGCATACAAATGAAAATTTGAAATTGGAGCTATCATGACATTGAAAGAACTACAACACAGTAAAATATATGGTGCGAATAATGGTGGAACGCCATTAATTGTACTTCACGGTCTATTCGGAATGGCAGACAACTGGGGATCCTTTGGCCGTGGTTTCGGGGAGAAAAGACAGGTACATTTACTCGATCTACGTAACCATGGCCGTAGCTTTCACAGTGACAACATGTCAATAGAAGTGATGGTAGACGACCTTCTTACCTATATAGCGTCTATCGGAACTGATAAAATAGTACTTTTGGGGCACTCTTTGGGTGGAAAAGTGGCCATGCAATTTGCTATCGACCATTCAGAAAAAATTGAAAAACTGATTATCGCTGATATAGCACCCAAAGCTTATCCTCCACACCATGAAGATATCTTCGATGCATTGTCTGCTGTAGCTATCACGACGTTAGAAACCCGAAAAGATGTGCAAGATAAGATTGAGCAATATTTAAGTGACCCTGGCGTTATCCAATTTTTATTAAAGAATGTATATATCAGAGAAGATCGAAAATTAGATTGGCGCTTTAACTTGGATGTTTTAAAAAATAAATATACTGAATTTATCACTGTAGCGATAAAATCAGGAATATATAACGGTGCCACTTTATTTTTGGCGGGCGAGAAATCAAGATATATATTACCGGAAGATAGGATAAAGATCAAGGAACAATTTCCAAATGCCGAATTTAAAACTATCCCTAATGCAGGTCACTGGGTTCAAGCCGAAAATCCAAAGGTATTTGACGCTTTTGTCGCCGAATTCTTAGATCAGTAAATTCATAAAAAGCCAATATCTATACCTATTCGCCAGTTAGTAAAACCTGTCGTGCTGGATAGACATTGGCATTTTTATTTCAAAGCCTTTGAGTAGGTTTTTATCGCCCTATCGCGAGCCATTTTGTGATCTACCATAGGCTGACAATAATCTGCAGTACCTAACTCAGGCACCCATTTTTTTATATATTCGTGATTTTTATCAAACCTATCCGCTTGGAGAGCCGGATTGAAAACCCGAAAATAGGGTGCAGCGTCACAGCCACTCCCGGCGGCCCACTGCCAGTTGCCATTGTTGGCAGACAAGTCATAGTCATTTAACTTTTGAGCGAAGTAAGCCTCCCCCCACCTCCAGTCGATCAACAAATGCTTGCAAAGAAAACTTGCCACCACCATCCGTACACGATTGTGCATATAGCCTGAAGTATTCAATTGTCGCATGCCTGCATCGACCATGGGATATCCGGTTTCTCCATTGCACCATTGCAAAAATTCCTTTTCATTATTCCGCCATGGTATAGCGTCGTATTGCTTTCTAAAGGATTCGGTAACGACATGGGGATAGTGATAAAGTATTTGCATAAAAAATTCGCGCCAGATCAATTCAGATAACCATGTTGCATTATGTTTTAATGCAAATGCAACACATTTACGAACACTGATGGTTCCAAAACGAAGTGCTATCCCCAATTTGGTGGTACCCTTTAAAGCTGGATAATCGCGAGTTTCATCGTAGTGATCTATGATACTGGCATCGAGATGCGGTTCTTCAAAAATGAGGTCTGTTTCTAAAAAACCCATTTGTTTTAACGGAATGATTTGCTGCTGTTTTTGCTGAAAGAAGAATTCAGTTCCATAAGTATAGGAACGATAATCATCGGAGCGCAGTTTCTCCCGCCATTTTTTTGCATACGGTGTATACACTGTATATGGCGTTCCATCATTCTTTAAAATGTCTCCCTTATCGAAAATTACCTGATCTTTTATAGCTTTGAAAGGAATCTCAATCGATTTGCAAAATTCGAAAATTTCCTTATCCCTACGAATTGCCTTCGGCTCATAATCTCGATTACAATAAACTCCCTGGACATCAAATTTTTCAGCCAGTTCTCTAAAAATATCGATAGGTTTACCATAAAATGTATTCAAAGAGGCTCCACTTTTTTGCAGTAAAGCATTGATATGCGTTAGTGCTTGATGAATGTAATGAAGCCTGCGGTCGCTTTTGTCTTCCAATTGCTCCAAAATATCCTCATCAAATATGAATATGGGCAATACAGGGAATCCAATCGTCAGCGCGCGAGCAAGCCCGCTATTATCGTCCAAGCGTAAGTCGCGTCGAAACCAAAAAATAGTAACTTTATTTTTTTCCATAAAATGACGGATGTTCCATTCCCTAAGCATAGCGAACAACTGTTCGGTACTAGACAAACTAAACCATCAGGAGTATTAAATATTATGCCTGATGGTTCAGCGTTGAAAAATTGTATTGGATTAGTTTTTCAGACTTGCCATATCGATAACAAACCTATATTTAACATCACTTTTCAGTAACCTGTCGTAGGCGTGATTAATATCCTGAATTTTAATGAGCTCAATATCAGATATAATATTGTGTTGACCACAAAAATCAAGCATCTCCTGCGTTTCTGCAATTCCACCGATCATCGACCCTGAAAAGCTCTTACGCGCTGGAATCAGACTAAAAGGAGTGACGGGTAATGGATGTTCTGGAGCACCAACAAGCGTCAGTGAACCATCCCGCTTCAATAAACTTAAATAGGCATTGATGTCATGCTGTGCCGAAACGCAGTCTAAAATGAAATGTAATGTTCCCGTATGCTCTTTCATTTGTTGTGCATCGGTTGATAAGATAACTTCATCAGCACCTAAACGTTTGGCATCGTCGACTTTCGAAGCAGAAGTTGTAATCACAACCACCTGAGCTCCCATCGCTTTCGCTATTTTAACCCCCATATGTCCCAAACCGCCAATACCAACTATACCAACTTTTTTTCCCGGTCCCACATTCCAATGTCTCAACGGGGAATAGGTAGTAATTCCGGCACACAATAAAGGAGCTGTTGCTGCGAGATCCAAATTTGCAGGGATATGGAGCACAAAATCCTCATCCACCACAATGCGTTCGGAATAACCACCAAAAGTCTGTTTATTGAGGTGTTTATCGTGTCCATTGTATGTTTGGATATTCCCATTTTCACAATATTGTTCCAGCCCTTCTTTGCAACTTTCACATTCTCGACAACTATCTACCATACAACCTACGCCAGCTAGATCACCGACTTTAAACTTGGTTACAG encodes the following:
- a CDS encoding sugar porter family MFS transporter, which translates into the protein MSKKFIIILCIVSLGGLLFGFDMAVIAGALPLVKQFFVLSPAQEGVFVSSALLGCIVGVFFTGPLIDKYGRKPAFVTAALLFLFSAIGCGFSPSYSILIASRSIGGLGVGIASIVVPLYLAEISPSKFRGRSVTCYQLVITFGILFAYISNYLILEYSSAQQNELWRTMFLVGAIPALLLCVGVYFIPESPRWLSKNGRNTEVAAISVALGLSDIQEVSHVSSKGNLPDLFSPIYRKAFLLGLFLPLFSQLSGINAIVYYGPSILLESGISLNNSYHAQLFFGAANVLFTFFAIWKVDNWGRRPLYLLGTVGATVSLLVTGYLFNQGQVNNIALIIAILSFLFFFAFSIGPLKFVVAAEIFPNAIRARAMGISIMVMWISDAIVGQLTPILLASWGARYTFWLFAFFCAIAFLVVLGFLPETKGKPLEEIEKFWIEKHNKKSTDK
- a CDS encoding alpha/beta fold hydrolase is translated as MTLKELQHSKIYGANNGGTPLIVLHGLFGMADNWGSFGRGFGEKRQVHLLDLRNHGRSFHSDNMSIEVMVDDLLTYIASIGTDKIVLLGHSLGGKVAMQFAIDHSEKIEKLIIADIAPKAYPPHHEDIFDALSAVAITTLETRKDVQDKIEQYLSDPGVIQFLLKNVYIREDRKLDWRFNLDVLKNKYTEFITVAIKSGIYNGATLFLAGEKSRYILPEDRIKIKEQFPNAEFKTIPNAGHWVQAENPKVFDAFVAEFLDQ
- a CDS encoding class I mannose-6-phosphate isomerase translates to MYSNTQTKPFQYEIAPTFPVQGNLSNSYQDLVAHLITHNIHSIDGFVGVNWGTIIPSLKQEFEKQGVAARFITMDSALKSESAVQDIVSPYLGGNDPLFGKKAGIPLIEYFDTKKLTDFQTIRASSDSKQGEYTIFYGPGASLVDTSSQLMYIDLPKNVLIQRMRVGAALNLGCSTQTNQKETYKRYYFVDWEILNRHKRSILSRVEILADQQSSHSLPWITGKDLRDTLQTMSQSYFRVRPTFEPGVWGGQWMKEHLTGIDQDVKNYAWSFEMIVPENGILLEADGHTLEISFDQLMFQESANVLGHAQQRFDVEFPIRFNFLDTFDGGNLSIQCHPSPAYAKAEFGENFTQDESYYIVDRKEDAQVYLGFQQTVDADKFRSALEESFQSGIAMDIEQYVQKFESKKHQLYLIPHGTVHSSGVNNLVLEISATPYNYTFKMYDWVRPDLDGKPRPLNIDRAFANLNFSRKGDVVKNTLLAQPSEKILDAQTTRIHLPTHEDHFYDVFRYEFDQDVSIETRGQCHIMMLVEGEAIELTTANGMKRVFHYAETFAVPAAAGSYTLRNLGNGKAKVIQSFVKESKC
- a CDS encoding nitroreductase family protein, whose amino-acid sequence is MALLDNLEWRYATKKYDPSKKVAQQDVDKILEAARMAPSSSGLQQFRVIVIKNQELKEKIVPIAWGQQIVADSSHLLVFAGWDKYTDDRIDSTFDQMNASRGLPLDTTDEYKNNLKAQLATFTEEQQAAHAAKQAYIAFGLAIAQAAELGIDATPMEGFSNVELDQLLGLDKLGLKSATMLPLGYRMEGEDWLLKLKKFRLPKEEFLIELA
- a CDS encoding deoxyribodipyrimidine photo-lyase — encoded protein: MEKNKVTIFWFRRDLRLDDNSGLARALTIGFPVLPIFIFDEDILEQLEDKSDRRLHYIHQALTHINALLQKSGASLNTFYGKPIDIFRELAEKFDVQGVYCNRDYEPKAIRRDKEIFEFCKSIEIPFKAIKDQVIFDKGDILKNDGTPYTVYTPYAKKWREKLRSDDYRSYTYGTEFFFQQKQQQIIPLKQMGFLETDLIFEEPHLDASIIDHYDETRDYPALKGTTKLGIALRFGTISVRKCVAFALKHNATWLSELIWREFFMQILYHYPHVVTESFRKQYDAIPWRNNEKEFLQWCNGETGYPMVDAGMRQLNTSGYMHNRVRMVVASFLCKHLLIDWRWGEAYFAQKLNDYDLSANNGNWQWAAGSGCDAAPYFRVFNPALQADRFDKNHEYIKKWVPELGTADYCQPMVDHKMARDRAIKTYSKALK
- the map gene encoding type I methionyl aminopeptidase; the encoded protein is MSITNETELTGMQKASNAVAKTLKSMIEYAQVGMSTKELDEYGAEILQSMGANSAPALTYGFPGYTCISINNEFCHGVPHAERILQEGDLINIDVSAELDGYWADNGCSFIIGKDIHQHEKLVTASKEILQKAISNIRGGVKIADIGHLIENEAKKRGYKVIKNLGGHGVGKSLHEEPNELLNYKNRFDQRRFRKNTVVAIETFISTASTYATELSDGWTMVGDKGGFMAQHEHTILITDGSPIILTAENAFF
- a CDS encoding NAD(P)-dependent alcohol dehydrogenase, coding for MSTFSIKAFGTSAPAAELQQMAIERREASGKDVEIDILFCGVCHSDLHTARNEWGWTVYPNVPGHEIVGRITKVGDAVTKFKVGDLAGVGCMVDSCRECESCKEGLEQYCENGNIQTYNGHDKHLNKQTFGGYSERIVVDEDFVLHIPANLDLAATAPLLCAGITTYSPLRHWNVGPGKKVGIVGIGGLGHMGVKIAKAMGAQVVVITTSASKVDDAKRLGADEVILSTDAQQMKEHTGTLHFILDCVSAQHDINAYLSLLKRDGSLTLVGAPEHPLPVTPFSLIPARKSFSGSMIGGIAETQEMLDFCGQHNIISDIELIKIQDINHAYDRLLKSDVKYRFVIDMASLKN